Part of the Quercus robur chromosome 5, dhQueRobu3.1, whole genome shotgun sequence genome, GGCGAAAATCTGACTTCCATACATGATCATTACTATAGTAGCCTATTAACCACCATAATaacttcttaactgcttccaaGTAGACTCTTATTATGAAAGCAATATAGGAGTACAAGGAGCACTAACAACTTGCTAGTGTAAGGACTTGAACCCACAGTCGAAGTCGTGCTAACCCAAGTTCCTTACTGCTGTACCACCAACCCAGTTGGAACATGAATTGTTGTAATTAACCTATTTCATACAATGGGTTCGTTTGGATAttacttattttgttaaaaactgaaaatttattattaaaaacaataaaaaaataatttcttagtTACTATTCTCTGCTAGAAATACTGTAATTTTGCCTTAATGCATTGTTCATGTTCCATGAACAGTGTAAGAGGTGctgataagaaaaaaagaaagaaaagaaagctgaAATGAAGACACTGCGTTTCAGCTGTACCCAAACGGGTACAATGTCTTAGTTTGAATTATGTGCATTTTCTGTGCTCAATCGGTGGTGAAATACATGTAAAGCTTGATTTGTGTTCTGTCTAACAGACTGAAATGTAAAATGCGTACCTTATAATGATATTTTTGaggcttttttttaaaaaaaaaaattttgaatgaatCTTTGTATTAATAATCCTGACTCTTCTGTTATATCTTTGAAAAGTGATAGGTATTATAAGAAGGATTGGTTTTGTGATGGATTGCCGGGCTTATAAAATTAATGAATCTTGAAGACATGTTTTTACCAAAATGCTCCCATAAAATCAGTGAATTAGTCAGGTTTAGCAAATCAGTCAGTGTGTTACATCCAGCATACATGCCGATAAGCAAGAGAAATTTGTGGCTGGACTCCTCTCTAGGTCTCCATCCGGTCCCGCATGATTGAAGGGAAGCAATCCTGACggcacttttcttttttaaagtaaGAAAATATTCCATCATCGAAAGAGAGGCCTTTACAGCAAAGAAGAAATTAACAGCACTTTTCAAAAGAAAGTGATTACACTATAGTCCGAAAGAAAGTGATATCTTCCTCAAGTGGCCAAACAAATAATTGAATTACATTTATTGCACCatggtaaaatctaaattatctCAATCATTGCAAATAAATTTGTAACTATCTtgattctaaataaaaaaaaaaaaaaattgtaactatTTTTAACGTATTAAAGATGTGATAAATTTTATTCCATCATCGAAACAGAGACCTCTACAACAAAGAAGCCATTAACTTTTCAAAAGAAAGAGACTACACTATAgtccaaaagaaaaaccaatcaaaaaggtgtgattggtttttCTTTCGGACAGGCTGGCTTTTGTACTGGGAATGTGTAGATCAAGTATGATACAACTAGAGAGTTAAAGTTAGTGATTTAGTTACCAGATTAGGTTACGGAATTGTGTTgtgcttctttgtttttttttttaaagagcaaTCACATTAATTATCACTTTGATCCCTTGGTCTTAGTGGCTCGTGTATAACATCAAGCTGGAGACACCCTGCCAAAAGGTCAAATCTTCAAAATATCTTCCTCAAGTGgacaaacaaataatatttttttttttggtgaaaagcGGGAtgatttatttaaaaactgagttCATACAACACTTATAACGGTGCTGGGGTTACAAAGCCGAGTTTCTTCCGAGTTAGTCAAGTCCCTCACATATGATACATAAACAAAAGTGGGACATTCACTATACATAGTCATCCTATTTTGGAGATAGGTCCCCCGCTTTGCTAGAGCATTTGCACAGCCATTTGCCTCACGGTATACGTGTTGCATGTGCACTTCCCATTCCTGCTCCAAAAGGTTCCTGCAATCACAGATCAAGGGCAGAATATTAGTGggataatttaaatttgaatttgttagCCAGTTTAGGACCACTTTGGAATCTGGTTCCAGTTGTAGGCTCTTTACTCCCATATTCCAAGCCATTGCCAATCCTTGTCTAACTGCCTCTAGCTCGGCCATATTGTTTGTTGCGAGGCCCATATGCATTAAGAATCCTGCAATCCATTGGCCCTGGTAATCACGAAGAACACCCCCTACTCCGGCCAATCCTGGGTTATCTAGGGCACTACCATCGGTGTTGAGTTTAAGAAAGgggtagggggggggggggggcgcttGCCAACTGACAATCTGAGGAATCAGATCCAAGGGTCGCTTGGTGGTACCGGTGAGGAAATGAAATTCGATCGCCGCTCGAACAGAGGAATAGATTAGGCTATGTTGGGATCGGGATTTGTTTGTAAATATTCTTTCATTCCTTGCTAACCAAAGTTTCCAATAGGTGAAGGGAAAATAGACCTACCAAGGGGGGTGGTGGGGTAAGGAGGTCCTAACCACCGTAGCATTATATCTCAGCCAGTCTTGAAGCGGCAAGTGGAAGAAAGACAAGGGCAGGATACCTGGGGATTGGTGCCATACCTCTTTTGCCCAAGGGCAGTCCCAGAGAATGTGAATGGTCGTTTCAGGTGAGTGGCATCTGGGGCAGCGAGTATCCATATTAGAACGGCCAAAGGCGAGGTATGTTTTGGTGGGGAGATGGTCCCACATAGCCTTCCACAGAAAGATTTGGATCTTTTTGGGATAAGGGGATACCTAAATCCATTGCCAAAGGGCTTTGTTCCAAGGGACTTGATGGCGTTGAAAAAGGAATTTAGACGCGGATTTGACGGAACACGTGCCCTTGTTGTGGGGCCATAGAAAGGAGTCAGTAAGGCTAGCAAAGCGGGCCACCAGAGTGCCTTGAATAAGGTCATGGAGTTGGGTGGGGAGGGGAAGATTTAGAGATTCAAAAGACCACTCCTGGTTTGACCAAAGAGAGTTGACACGACGGTCGTCCTCCTGGGGGAGGAGAGGACCTTCAAGATAGTTCCGCAGGGATCCGTTAGGAAGCCAATGGTCTTTCCAAACTCGTATGGACCTTCCATCTCCTATAATCCATCTCATGCCTTCAAGAAGAAGCTCGGCCCCAAGTGAGATAGTGGTCCAAATGTGAGAACCTCTTGAAGTTCGGGGACTGGTAAACATAGTAGCATGAGGAAAATATTTTGCTTTTAGGACCCTGGCCTAAAGTGTCGTGGTATTGGAATAGAGACGCCAGGCCTGGTTCATGAGGATAGCTTTGTTTCTATGCTGGGTAGAGGACATACCCAATCCTCCAGCCTTTTTGGGGAGTGTGACAGTCTCCCAGTTGACGGTGTGGCAACTCCTGTGTTGATCGGTGTCTCCCTAGAGGAAGTGACAGCTCATCTTATCTATGTGGTGGCAAACTTTTTTTGGGAGAAGCGTGGTTTGCATGGCATAAAGCGGGACAGAGGTGACCGAAGCTTTAATGAGGGTGGCTCTGCTAGCCATCGAAAGATACCTAGCTTGCCATCCTTCAATTCTCTTACGGATGTTATCCACTAGATATTGATAGGAACTAGCTGTTCGACCAGTGGTAAAAATGGGTGTTCCAAGGTAGGTTCCTATGCAGTCTGTGGTAGGGAGGCCAAGGATACCTGCCACTTGATCGTTTATCCGCCTAGGGGTTCGGGGAGAGAACCAAGTTTTAGACTTTTTGGCACTCATAAGTTGGCCTGACATCGCACAGAAGTCAATCATGAGTCTACTAAGATTTTTACAATCCCTGGCTGTGGCTCTCGTAAACAAGAAGATGTCATCCGCAAAGAAAAGGTGCGAGCGGCGGACCCTAGTTCGAAAATTTATAGGGTGGATAAGTTTGTCACGAACAGCCTTATTAAGCTTGATGGACTGTCTCTCTAAACAAAGTATAAACAGGTAGGGGGAGAGAGGGTTGCCCTGTCTGATGCCTCTACTGGGCACCACTTCCGGGAAAGGGGATCCATTCCAAAGAATGTGGAATCTTGTAGAAGAAATCATATTCATGATGAAAGCAATGAGATTAAGAGGCACCTGAAAGTATTCAAGGTTTTCCTGGATAAAGGACCACTCAAGACGATCATAAGCTTTTTCAAGATCCAGTTTAAGAGCAACGTATCCCATGCGACCCCGTCGAGAAATAAGAGTTTGAATAACCTCCTGGACAATGATGATATTATCACTCGTACGACGGCCAGACACAAATCCCGCTTGACAAGGATTGATGACTTCTCCCATAAAGGGTTTGAGTCGATGAACAATGATACGGGAAagtaatttgtagagagtatTGCAGAGACTGATAGGACGAAATTGCGTGATCACATCAGGATGAGCAACTTTCAGAATAAGGACCAAGTTTGTGATCCCCCAGCTAGGAGGGATAGCAAGATGCTCAaaaatttcttgtataatttgaataatgCTCGGACCCAAACTAGACCAATTTGATTGGAAAAAGAGAGCGTGAAAGCCATTCGGACCGGGGGCTTTTAAGGGGGGAGAGCCTGGAGGTCTAGAAAATTTCATCAGGTTGGGGAATCCTGGTAAGTAACTGAGCGTGGGTACAAAAGGGACTATTGGGACAATAGTTCCTCTCATTACCAGGGGTGGTGCGACAATATGATGATGAGGCCTGGAACAGAGTTTTGAAGGTATTGTGAATGTGCTGGGTTAAAGGCTTTCCAGTGAGCCATAATCCCGTGCCATCCTTTAACGTTATCACTCGTAAGTGACTGCGACGTTGGACGgtttttatgtgaaaatatttagtattaacaTCTCCATAGTTTAACCACATGATGCGAGATTTGAGATGCCAATATAAATATTCTTGGTGGAGAACAATATTGTACTCCTGAGTGAGCTAACTTTCTAGGGAGTGCAAATATGCAGAGGGTTTCCTAGCTAAGGCCAATTGGATACCTCTAAGTCTGGCTACCAGGCGATTTTTTCGATGAAACACATTCCCAAAATGAGTTTTATTCCGGGAACGAATATTTTCCATTAACGCTTCCAGGCGCCTAGGGAACCTAGATAAGGATAAGGAAGCAGTAGGGATAAGTTCCGAGGCTTGCCAGCTGTCCTCTACAAGGGTTGGGAATGTGGGATCGGTTAGCCACATTTACTCGAATCTGAAGGGTTTGGGGAGTTTGGGCTCCGATGGGTCAGTGTTTAGTAATATAGGGCAATGGTCAGACTTGACCCTAGGGAGATGGTGAATTTCAGCTGTAGGAAAGAGCAAAGTCCAATTGGCATTGCCCAGACCTCTATCTAACCGCTCCTTTATGGTGGACTGCCAATTCGGGCTCTTGTTGGTCCACGTGAATCGAGGTCCATGAAAACCTAGGTCTATGAGCCCACATTTATCTAAGCAGTTTCTAAAAGCCGCAATGTGAGTTCTATTTACAGGAAGACCTCCAAGTTTTTCATCCTCTAAAATCATATCATTAAAATCTCCTAGAAGGATCCACGGAAGAGATATATTTCTAGCAAGATTTTCTAAGTAATCCCAAAACGGTTTTCGCTTATTAAAATGGGGAGGAGCGTACACAGCGGTAAGTAAAAAAGCAAGGGGGGGAGAAGGTACCTTCACAAGGACATGAATACTGTGATCACTACAGGTGATAATTTCGACACTGAAGGAGGGACCTTCATTCCAGAGTAGCCAGATTCCACCAGAGAAGCCACTGGGTCCACACGACGAGAGTGAGAGTATGGGAGGGTGTATATCACTCCTTGAGCCCTAGTTTTAGCAATGCGAGGCTCAATGATAATCAGGATATTAGGGCGGTGCCTACGGTGAAGCTTATAGGCATGGGCACGAAACATCTCATTTCCGGCTCCTTGACAGTTCCATGCAATCATCTTCATGGATGTGGCAGAGGGGGGCATGGACTCATTCGGGACTTCCCAAGTCAAGGGAGTCCTCGCTGTCGGCAGAGAGAGACCTCGATGCCTCGTTGTGGTGGTCATGATGCGATACAGTGCTTCCACATCGCCGAGCCTGGCCCAGTGCGTGCCGGACACGATAAATGGTAGGCTGTGGTTTGAGAACATGACTATGTATAGGTTGGGTTCGTCTTCCCACATGGCAATGTTTATTTCGCCTGGATCCAGGAAGCTAAAAATAGCTGCGGGCAGTATGTCCGAGGAGTCTGCACTGGAGGAGCTCCCCTAAATGGTCCGCTGCCTGACCGGTGAAGCTTGTATCCTCCTTGCTTGGGTGTGGTAAGGATGGCTGGACCTGTTGACTTGGACACAGGATCGGTGGCTGCGATGGGGGTTGGAGTGGGGAGGTGGGTCAAGCCTCAGAGGCAGGCTCAGAGTTTGAGTTACTTGGTTCCAGTTCATGGCTATCCGCGGATGAACCGGTATACGGACATAGCTCACTGTCCCTTTGATAGTATGTTCTAGGGACAATCCGCTCCAAAGCTTTCCTAGGTTCTCCATCTCCTGCTCGTAGGCTTGGAGAGGAGGGGGATGGTTGTTCATGAGGGGTATGGCTGAGATAGATGGGGTGTCTTGAAGTGTTGGAGAGATTTGAAGGTCGGGATCTGTTGGCGTGGGTGAGCTTGAAGCTTGGTCCGATGAGGAAGCCATGAGTTGGATTTGTGTCGTGAGAGCTTGGTTCGAAAAGAGGAGTAGGATATATAGCTTGTCCTTACTGCATGGTGTTAGCTAGAGGAGATATCTGCACAGCATTACAGCTGGCCATGCAAGGATTTTGCATGTTGTTCATAGCCACATCATTCCTTTGGAATGAAAGGCTTGAACATTCGGCACTTCCTGGCTTTTGCATGGACTGATCCATCTCACGTGGCTGCATGGGCTGGTTTTTTTTACCATTTGATGCCACCTTGCCACGGTAAAAACCAGGTGGCTGTTGTTCAACATTTGATTCAAGTCTTTTCATCGGTTCGTTTTCTTGAGTGCGTTGCCTTTGTGAGTGACCCGTTGAGGCTTGACCACGTGGCTGAAACACTGGGTGAGTTTCGGTCAACATGATTTTACTCCGTTGCATGTTCTCGTTTGGACGTTCACGTGGTCTAGAACAGCGAGTCTGGACCGTTTTCCATGGGGTTGACACATCGACTGGTTCATGCAGTGAAACTGTTGGGGTGTGGGTATCAGTCTCTTGAGGTAGCACGGTAGTAGAATATGGCGAACTCTCTGTGCATTGTGTTTCCCTGTGTCCGATCCGGCCACAATTGTAACACAGCATGGGTAGGTTCTCATATACAATGTCCTGCCAAAATGAACCTATTTTTACACGTTTGGGCAGCGGGTTGGCTATATTTATTTGGACACACACTCTAGCGAATCTTCCACAAATGGCTGCGCTAGTGATGGCCCAGGATTCCATTGACCATGAATTGATAGACAAGGCACCTCTCGCCTTCATCAATACAATATCCGATGAAAGGGATGAGGTTAGGATGGCGTAGCTGGCAAAGCAACACCACCTCCTTCGTTAACTCGCGAATACTGCGCCTAAGGTCCATACGCTTTATTGCAACGCTTATACTTATGCCACGGTCATCAATAAACCCCTTATAGACTTTGCCAAAACTCCCCTCACCAATTACTAAATCGTCAGCGAAGTCATTGGTAGCTTTCTTGATCTCACCGAGTGAAAATCGACGGCATAATCCCTCAGGAAGAACTgataaaaattgttttgttttgtctgACCTTCCCTTCCCGAACGTCCATACTAACTTTGAAATAGACTCTGATATACCTTCCATTGATGCTTCGGTCCTATAACCACGAGCTTGACGACGAGAGAATGATGCAGGATTAGTTTTGGATCCCCTACAAACAACTTCAACAAGTAaagtgttgtttttgttttgtgcgTGTGTTTTTTGGGGGCAGATAAGGGTAATTAATTATGGGGGTCTTTGTTGTACGTTCATTTCCTCTGTAGTGGCAATTTGTACTCATCTTAGGTTGACTCAAGAGTATTTCGTTTATTCGAGCTAAGTAGACATTGATTTGACATATTTATTAAATGAGTTCAAATTCTTTTTATCTtaacaaaaattgtttattaaatCGATTAGTTTTGTCAACTCGTTTATTAggttttatcaaagaaaaaaaataatattaactaaattgacccaaattataaaaaaccaaacaaataaatttttctaatataaaattcaaaactaataattaactacatcacaaataattatttaaaattaaaacatatcttaatatcacaaataattaattaatcataagtcataacatgtgaaagaaaataaaacaaaactactaataagtttatatatctaAGTTTGAAGGGTAGTTAAATAGTCATTTAGTTAAACGGGATAGACAAGTTAAGTGGGTGCCATGGGTGGGACACGAActtgacatgtttattaaacgggtaaGTTATGTCAACCTAAATATGATACAATCCCGTTAAGACTCAACTCATAACTGTTAATTTCATGTTGTGTTGTGTCGTATTAAATTCATGCATCGTGTCGAGTTTTGCCACTCCTAATCTACACAGCCCAAAACAATTGAATTCCTAATTTTAAGTTGGAActtaaaatcacaattttagtAATGTTTGCATGTAgcataattttttcatttaattattgGGGAATGTCTATTACACACAATTACACAAACTTTGAAATCTTGACTTGAAGTAAActcaagatttttttatttttattttttatttatttatttttttcatgctCCTgttaatgagagagagaattaaatcACCAAATGCTGTTTCAAGTAAACAACTTCAATCAAGATAATAAAATAGATCAGGGGCTATGTAAGAATAAGGAACTCGGCATACGTAGAGCTTCAAAAACAACAGTAAAGTTGCAAAACGCATCAAATTTACAAGTCAATAGAAAAGTTTAGACATTCGGGCAGTAGGAAATTAAATGAttcatataaaagaaaatagagaaggtGAAGGCAGAGGCAAGATAAAGTTGGAGATTCACTTTGACAAAATATTCCAAATAAAGTgcagcataaaaggctgcacaAGACTTAATCAACAGAAAATATGCTAATTGAACTCATAACATCTTCATCCACATAAATTTGgtaaattaaatgaaattatatgcccaataaaaacttgcaacCTGGCAcctgaaatttaaaaatagtttcatGCCAACATGCACAAATCTTCATATGAACATATGCGGGTCCTTTCCTAGAGAAGAATGAATATATAACTGGAAGCTTAAAgttcttttaaattatcaagctgccacaattttttttcatggtatTGAATTCCAATTTCAAGCACAAATGCACACATCCACTACACATGGGTATTCAAGACACGAAGCAAACCAATTGATTTCAGCCAATTTCCTCATTTATCATGGTTCAGTACAATTTTTATTCAGGGGGGTTGGGAGGAAACCTATGATATCAATTCAGTAGTAGGTTCGTGTACATCAATCTATGAATACTATGTAGCATCCATCACCGCGAAAACTTCAAACtacatttcaaaataaaaatctgacAGAACTAAAAAATCAGATCCATTTCCCAGTTCTGTTCCTAAAGCAGTGCAAAAACTACTCAGCCACTGTGCTCTTGTTTTGGTTACTCCTAactttgaaatggagaggagCATCCCTATCCTTGGAAATGTGATTTTGATAATTGATTGTGGTTAATCATTGGCCGTTTGGGTTTTGGACGAAGATGTCCAAGCCTCCAAGGACAATTCAGCTGATGTGGTGCTATTCCAATCCAAAATAGATTCCTTAGGCTCAAGCAGAGAAGCACTAAAGGTATATTCAAGAACAGGATAGTTATATTGATCACTACCAGGATCCACATCCTTTCTCGCAGCATCTGCGCTCTCTTGCAGCTCCAGTGCCTTTTCAAGGATTACCTCCACTTCACCCATCGTGGGACTATCTTTATCCTCAAATCGCACACAAGAAGTGGCAATGTATCTTGAAACACTCTGGGGCTATCTTCCCCATCAGATACGGATCAATTATCTGACTAAAGGTCCCTTCTTGAACGCATATTTGGGGCCATAAAGCTCGATTAATCTGATCCCTCTCCGATTCACGTTCCGCTGCTTTTCTTCCACAGAGCACTTGCAACAATACCACACCAAAAGAGTAGACATCGGATTTATCAGTCAGCACCTTGTTGAGGAGACAATTGGGATCCAAGTATCCTAAAGTACCCACCACCTCCTCAGACTCTATCCAAAGTAAATCCTTTGACAAACTCGGAGGACCCATCTTGCAATCCCTGAAATCGATCAACTTGGCCTCCAATTTCTCGTCCAACAGAATGTTGCTAATCTTCACATTATGTGTTGAATATGTAATTGAGAAAGAAGGTGTGATTGAGAAAGAAGGCatgaagacaaagaaagaagaatgacGCAGCTGCAGTGATGATCTAAACGACAGAGtgcacaagaaaaagaagaaaggaaagatgaaagaaaaacgACATCACTTAGCTTAAGTGATTGGCACGTGGGACAGCAAACACGTGAGAGGATTAAGAAGTGTATAGCTGTATTAGAGTTAGTTAGTCTGTtaagagttagttagattattgATTTTCCCTCTTAGCTCTGTTAACTCGTGTATAAAAGCAGAGCATCAAtgtaaaaactaattaattcatttttctcattctaATCAATTCAAGAATagattttctctctcaaaatagtTTCCAACAGCTTTCtttaatatggtatcagagcttcaATAGTTCATCAGTGGCTTCCGTCTCTAACGCTGCTTCAGATTCTGAAACTTTTCCAAACGCTTCTGGTACTGAGAATCGTAGATCATCCAATCAAGCTCCTTCAATGGATGATGTGAATACCAATCCTTCGAGCCCTTATTTCATTCCACCATCTGATGTTGTTCTGGTTTCTCAACCGTTGATCGGTCCAGAAAATTATCTCAGTTGGTCGAGGGCTGTGTTTCTATCTCTCAGTGGTAGGAACAAATTTGGCTTTCTTGATGGTTCAATTTCTACACCTGATCTCTCCCATCCTTTGTATAATGCATGGCACAGAGCAAATACTACAATCCTTTCATGGATGGTGAATTCCTTGAGCAAGGATCTAGCTACCAGTGTTATGTATATTCACACTGCAAGGGAATTATGGATTGACATGCGTGATAGGTTCTCTCAGCCAAATGTTCCAAAATTCTTTGaaattgagaaagaaatttCGAAACTTTCACAAGGTTCCTTATCGGTGAGTTCTTATTTCACTAAGTTCAAGATTTTGTGGGATGAACTTGTGCATTTTCAGTCTTTCTCTGCTTGTACCTGTATTTGCACTTGTGGTTCTCAAAGAAATCAATTGTGTGCTCAGCAAAAGGATCAAGTTTTTCGATTTCTTATGGGACTCAATGACAGTTACTCCACTGTTACTAGTCATATCTTAATTACTGAGCCACTACCTGCTTTGAACAAAGCATATTCTTTGATTTTACAAGAAGAAAAACGCAGGCAAGTTGGTAAAGCTGATTTGGTCATTGAACCAACAGCTTTATATGCTAATAACCCTAATTCAAAGGGGTATCAAGGTCATCAAGGATGGAATCAAGTTCATCAAGGCTGGAATCAGGGAGTACCTCAGGGTAATCAAGGGGGAAAGAATGGCAATGCAAAGAAGGAAAGGCTTGTGTGCACTCATTGTGGATTTGTTGGTCATGTAGCAGACAAGTGCTACAAATTGCATGGGTATCCTCCAGGATATAAGCACAAAGGGAAGGCATTGGCTAATCAGGTTTCCAGCAGTGGCAATGGATCATTTGGAAATCTCTTTTGCAACAATGGTGGCTTTGGGAATGATGT contains:
- the LOC126728539 gene encoding receptor-like protein kinase FERONIA; its protein translation is MPSFSITPSFSITYSTHNVKISNILLDEKLEAKLIDFRDCKMGPPSLSKDLLWIESEEVVGTLGYLDPNCLLNKVLTDKSDVYSFGVVLLQVLCGRKAAERESERDQINRALWPQICVQEGTFSQIIDPYLMGKIAPECFKIHCHFLCAI